One region of Manis pentadactyla isolate mManPen7 chromosome 9, mManPen7.hap1, whole genome shotgun sequence genomic DNA includes:
- the PCNX3 gene encoding pecanex-like protein 3 isoform X3, whose protein sequence is MQPTGARSAPRLPAGSLPRSSSGPGVGARIPPMVLQILRQGVWASLTGGWFFDPHQSTFSNCFHLYVWIFLLTFPFLLYMVLPPSLMVAGVYCLVVAVIFATIKTVNYRLHAMFDQGEIVEKRNSTMGELEEQPAQGDSSLPRDPGVEMTVFRKVSSTPPVRCSSQHSVFGFNQVSELLPRMEDSGPLRDIKELVREQGSNNVIVTSADREMLKLSSQEKLIGDLPQTPPGAAPDPSLPSTDSSERSPLAGDGAPWSGSSVVDTPMSPLLKGSLSQELSKSFLTLTRPDRTLVRTSSRREQRRGASGYQPLDRRGSGEPTPQKAGSSDSCFSGTDRETLSSFKSEKTNSTHLDSPPGGQAPEGSDTDPPSEAELPASPDAGVPSDDTLRSFDTVIGAGTPPGPAEPLLVVRPKDLALLRPSKRRPPMRRHSPPGRAPRRPLLEAGGFFEDEDTSEGSELSPASSLRSQRRYSTDSSSSTSCYSPESSRGAAGGPRKRRAPHGAEEGTAVPPKRPYGTQRTPSTASAKTHARVLSMDGAGGDVLRAPLAGSKAELEAQAGVELAAGEPTVLPAEARRGPAANQPGWRGELQEEGAVGGAAEEMGKRDRSSSVRRTQAIRRRHNAGSNPTPPASVMGSPPSSLQEAQRSRAASHSRALTLPSALHFASSLLLTRAGANVHEACTFDDTSEGAVHYFYDESGVRRSYTFGLAGGGYENPVGQQGEQAANGAWDRHSHSSSFHSADVPEAAGSLNLLQPRPVVLQGMQVRRVPLEIPEDSLHESQEQTLMEEALPRAQHSYKYWLLPGRWTSVRYERLALLALLDRTRGLVENILGVGLSSLVAFLGYLLLLKGFFSDIWVFQFCLVIASCQYSLLKSVQPDAASPMHGHNWVIAYSRPVYFCICCLLIWLLDALGSAQPFPPVSLYGLTLFSASFFFCARDVATVFTLCFPFVFLLGLLPQVNTCLMYLLEQIDMHGFGGTAATSPLTAVFSLSRSLLAAALLYGFCLGAIKTPWPEQHVPVLFSVFCGLLVALSYHLSRQSSDPTVLWSLVRSKLFPELEERSLETARAEPPDPLPDKMRQSVREVLHSDLVMCAVIAVLTFAISASTVFIALKSVLGFVLYALAGAVGFFTHYLLPQLRKQLPWFCLSQPVLKPLEYSQYEVRGAAQVMWFEKLYASLQCVEKYLIYPAVVLNALTVDAHTVVTYPDKFCLYCRALLMTVAGLKLLRSAFCCPPQQYLTLAFTVLLFHFDCPRLSQGFLLDYFLMSLLCSKLWDLLYKLRFVLTYIAPWQITWGSAFHAFAQPFAVPHSAMLFVQALLSALFSTPLNPLLGSAVFIMSYARPLKFWERDYNTKRVDHSNTRLVTQLDRNPGADDNNLNSIFYEHLTRSLQHTLCGDLVLGRWGNYGPGDCFVLASDYLNALVHLIEVGNGLITFQLRGLEFRGTYCQQREVEAITEGVEEDEGCCCCEPGHLPRVLSFNAAFGQRWLAWEVTASKYVLEGYSISDNNAASMLQVFDLRKILITYYVKSIIYYVSRSPKLEAWLSHEGITAALRPVRAPGYADSDPTFLLSVDEDYDLRLSGLSLPSFCAAHLEWIQYCASRRGQPVDQDWNSPLVTLCFGLCVLGRRALGTASHSMSASLEPFLYGLHALFKGDFRITSPRDEWVFADMDLLHRVVAPGVRMALKLHQDHFTSPDEYEEPAALYDAIAANEERLVISHEGDPAWRSAILSNTPSLLALRHVLDDASDEYKIIMLNRRHLSFRVIKVNRECVRGLWAGQQQELVFLRNRNPERGSIQNAKQALRNMINSSCDQPLGYPIYVSPLTTSLAGSHPQLRALWGGPVSLGAIARWLLHSWERLHKGCGAGCNSGGNVDDSDCGGGGGLTTLSNNPPLAHPTPENTAGSGDQPLPPGPGWGPRSSLSGSGDGRPPPLLQWPPPRLPGPTPASPVPTEGPRPSRPPGPGLLSSEGSSGKWSLGGRKGLGGSEGEPASGSPKGGTPKSQVPLDLSLSPDISTNASPPRAAQDIPCLDSTEPESGTPTGAPGDWPAPAEERESPAAQPLLEHQY, encoded by the exons ATGCAGCCGACGGGTGCTCGGTCCGCCCCGCGCCTACCCGCCGGCTCGCTCCCTCGGAGCAGTTctgggccgggggtgggggccCGGATCCCGCCTATG GTATTGCAGATCCTGCGCCAGGGGGTGTGGGCCTCGCTCACCGGCGGTTGGTTCTTCGATCCGCACCAGAGCACCTTCTCCAACTGCTTCCACCTCTATGTCTGGATCTTCTTGCTCACCTTTCCCTTCTTGCTGTACATG GTCCTGCCCCCCAGCTTGATGGTGGCTGGCGTGTACTGCCTTGTGGTGGCTGTCATCTTCGCTACCATCAAGACTGTGAACTATCGGCTGCATGCTATGTTCGACCAGGGCGAAATTGTGGAGAAGCGCAACTCCACCATGGGGGAGCTGGAGGAACAGCCTGCCCAGGGGGACAGCAGTCTGCCCAG GGACCCTGGAGTGGAGATGACAGTGTTTCGGAAAGTGAGTTCCACACCCCCAGTACGCTGTAGCTCCCAGCATTCTGTGTTTGGCTTCAACCAGGTCTCG GAGTTGTTGCCCCGGATGGAGGACTCTGGCCCCCTAAGAG ACATCAAGGAGTTGGTGCGGGAGCAGGGCAGCAACAACGTGATTGTCACCTCAGCTGACCGAGAGATGCTGAAGTTGAGCTCACAGGAAAAACTGA TTGGAGACCTTCCCCAGACGCCCCCGggggctgccccagacccctcTCTCCCTAGCACGGACTCTTCAGAACGTTCTCCCCTCGCTGGAGATGGAGCCCCCTGGAGTGGGAGCAGCGTGGTTGACACTCCCATGAGCCCTCTACTGAAGGGGAGCCTCAGCCAGGAGCTGAGCAAGAGCTTCCTGACCCTGACCCGGCCTGACCGGACCCTGGTGAGGACCAGCAGTCGACGGGAACAACGCCGGGGAGCGAGTGGCTACCAGCCCCTCGACCGGCGGGGCTCGGGTGAGCCAACGCCCCAGAAAGCTGGCTCTTCAGATTCCTGCTTCAGTGGCACTGACAGGGAGACATTGAGCAGCTTCAAGAGTGAGAAGACCAACTCCACCCACCTGGACAGCCCCCCTGGGGGGCAGGCCCCTGAGGGCAGCGACACAGACCCCCCCTCTGAGGCTGAGCTGCCTGCCTCACCAGATGCTGGAGTCCCCTCAGATGACACACTGCGTTCCTTTGACACAGTCATAGGAGCAGGGACACCACCGGGTCCGGCTGAGCCACTCCTGGTTGTGCGGCCCAAGGACTTGGCTCTGCTGCGGCCTAGCAAACGGCGGCCACCTATGAGAAGACACTCCCCACCTGGCCGTGCCCCTCGGCGGCCCCTGCTTGAAGCAGGGGGCTTCTTTGAGGATGAAGATACCAGCGAGGGCAGTGAACTGAGCCCGGCCTCTAGTCTTCGATCTCAGCGCCGCTACAGTACTGACAGCTCCTCTTCTACTTCCTGCTACTCCCCTGAGAGCTCCCGGGGTGCAGCAGGGGGACCCCGGAAGCGAAGGGCTCCCCATGGGGCTGAGGAGGGGACTGCTGTGCCCCCTAAGAGGCCCTATGGGACCCAGCGGACGCCTAGTACCGCCAGCGCCAAAACACATGCACGTGTGCTGAGCATGGATGGGGCAGGGGGTGATGTCCTAAGGGCCCCCCTGGCTGGCTCCAAGGCTGAGCTGGAGGCCCAGGCAGGGGTGGAGCTGGCTGCTGGTGAGCCCACTGTGCTACCTGCCGAGGCCCGCAGGGGACCCGCTGCTAACCAGCCCGGCTGGCGGGGGGAGCTGCAGGAGGAAGGTGCCGTTGGGGGAG CGGCAGAGGAGATGGGCAAACGGGACCGCTCGAGTAGTGTGAGGCGGACCCAGGCCATCCGGAGACGCCACAATGCCGGCAGCAaccccacccctccagcctctgtcATGGGCTCACCACCCAG CAGCCTGCAGGAAGCTCAGCGCAGCCGGGCTGCCTCCCACTCCCGGGCGCTGACGCTGCCCTCTGCCCTGCACTTCGCCTCCTCACTGCTGCTCACTCGGGCTGGCGCCAACGTGCATGAGGCCTGCACCTTTGATGACACCTCTGAGGGTGCCGTGCACTACTTCTATGATGAGAGCG GCGTGAGGCGTTCCTACACTTTTGGCCTGGCTGGAGGCGGCTATGAGAACCCCGTagggcagcagggggagcaggcAGCCAACGGAGCCTG GGACCGCCACTCGCATTCCTCCAGCTTCCACTCAGCTGATGTCCCCGAGGCGGCGGGCAGCCTGAACTTATTGCAGCCAAGGCCTGTGGTTCTGCAGGGCATGCAGGTGCGCCGCGTGCCCCTGGAGATCCCAGAG GACTCCCTGCACGAATCCCAGGAGCAGACGCTGATGGAGGAGGCACTGCCCCGTGCCCAGCACAGCTACAAGTACTGGCTTCTTCCTGGCCGTTGGACCTCTGTGCGCTACGAGCGGCTCGCCCTGCTGGCCTTGCTGGACCG GACTCGGGGGCTGGTGGAGAACATCCTCGGCGTTGGCCTGAGCAGCCTTGTTGCCTTCCTGGGCTACCTGTTGCTGCTCAAGGGCTTCTTCAGCGACATCTGGGTCTTCCAGTTCTGCCTTGTCATTGCCTCCTGCCAGTATTCTCTACTCAAG AGTGTGCAGCCTGATGCGGCATCTCCCATGCAT GGCCACAACTGGGTGATTGCGTACAGTCGGCCCGTCTACTTCTGCATCTGCTGTCTCCTCATCTGGCTGCTGGATGCCCTGGGCTCGGCTCAGCCCTTCCCGCCCGTCTCCCTCTACGGCCTCACCCTCTTCTCCGCCTCCTTCTTCTTCTGTGCCCGTGACGTGGCCACTG TGTTCACCTTGTGCTTCCCGTTCGTCTTCCTCCTGGGCCTCCTGCCCCAGGTCAATACCTGCCTCATGTACCTGCTGGAGCAGATAGACATGCATGGCTTTGGGGGCACAG CTGCCACCAGCCCGCTCACCGCGGTCTTCAGCCTCTCCCGCAGCCTGCTGGCTGCTGCCCTGCTCTACGGCTTCTGCCTTGGGGCCATCAAG ACTCCTTGGCCAGAGCAGCACGTCCCTGTCCTCTTCTCGGTCTTCTGTGGCCTCCTGGTGGCGCTGTCTTACCACTTGAGCCGGCAGAGCAGTGACCCCACCGTGCTCTG GTCTCTGGTCCGGAGCAAGCTCTTCCCTGAGCTGGAGGAACGGAGCTTAGAGACAGCCCGGGCCGAGCCGCCAGACCCACTTCCAGACAAGATGCGCCAGTCAGTG CGTGAAGTTCTGCACTCTGACCTGGTGATGTGTGCGGTGATCGCTGTGCTCACCTTCGCCATCAGCGCCAGCACCGTCTTCATCGCCCTGAAG TCGGTGCTGGGTTTCGTGTTGTACGCGCTGGCTGGGGCCGTGGGCTTCTTCACACATTACCTGCTGCCGCAGCTCCGCAAGCAGCTGCCCTGGTTCTGCCTGTCCCAGCCTGTGCTGAAGCCGCTGGAGTACAGCCAGTACGAAGTGCGCG GCGCAGCCCAGGTGATGTGGTTTGAGAAGTTGTATGCCAGCCTGCAGTGTGTCGAGAAGTACCTCATCTACCCTGCCGTGGTGCTCAATGCCCTCACAGTGGATGCCCACACTGTCGTCACCTACCCGGACAAGTTCTGCCTCTA CTGCCGGGCGCTGCTGATGACGGTGGCTGGGCTGAAGCTGCTGCGCTCGGCCTTCTGCTGCCCGCCCCAGCAGTACCTGACCTTGGCCTTCACCGTCCTGCTCTTCCACTTCGACTGTCCGCGCCTCTCTCAGGGCTTTCTGCTCGACTACTTCCTCATGTCCCTGCTCTGCAGTAAG CTGTGGGACCTGCTGTACAAGCTGCGTTTTGTGCTGACCTACATCGCGCCCTGGCAGATCACCTGGGGCTCGGCTTTCCACGCTTTTGCCCAGCCCTTTGCTGTGCCAC ACTCAGCCATGCTGTTCGTTCAGGCCCTGCTCTCCGCGCTCTTCTCCACCCCACTCAACCCCCTCTTGGGCAGCGCTGTTTTCATTATGTCCTACGCACGGCCCCTCAAGTTCTGGGAGCGCGACTACAA CACTAAACGTGTGGATCATTCCAACACCCGCCTGGTCACACAGCTGGACCGGAACCCCG GCGCTGATGACAACAACCTCAACTCCATCTTCTATGAGCACTTGACACGCTCGCTGCAGCACACGCTGTGTGGGGACCTGGTGCTGGGCCGCTGGGGCAACTATGGCCCTGGGGACTGCTTTGTCCTGGCCTCCGACTACCTCAATGCCCTGGTGCACCTCATCGAGGTTGGCAACGGCCTCATCACCTTCCAGCTGCGCGGCCTTGAGTTCCGGG GTACTTACTGCCAGCAGCGCGAGGTGGAGGCCATCACGGAGGGCGTGGAGGAGGATgagggctgctgctgctgcgaGCCTGGCCACCTGCCTCGGGTCCTGTCCTTCAATGCTGCCTTTGGGCAGCGCTGGCTGGCCTGGGAGGTGACAGCCAGCAAGTATGTGCTGGAGGGCTACAGCATCAGCGACAACAACGCCGCCTCCATGCTGCAGGTCTTTGACCTCCGCAAGATCCTTATCACCTACTATGTCAAG AGCATCATCTACTACGTGAGCCGCTCGCCAAAGCTGGAGGCATGGCTGAGCCACGAGGGCATCACAGCAGCTCTGCGGCCTGTGCGGGCACCTGGCTATGCTGACTCAGACCCCACCTTCTTGCTGAGCGTAGACGAGGACTATGACCTCCGCCTCTCTGGACTCTCGCTGCCCTCCTTCTGCGCAGCACACCTCGAGTGGATCCAGTACTGCGCCTCCCGGCGCGGCCAG CCCGTGGATCAGGATTGGAACTCGCCACTGGTTACGCTGTGTTTTGGCCTATGTGTGCTGGGCCGCCGGGCCCTGGGGACAGCCTCACACAGCATGTCTGCCAG CCTGGAGCCCTTCCTCTACGGCCTGCACGCCCTGTTCAAGGGGGACTTCCGTATCACCTCCCCACGCGATGAGTGGGTCTTTGCTGACATGGACCTGCTTCATCGCGTGGTGGCACCTGGGGTTCGCATGGCCCTCAAGCTCCACCAG gATCACTTCACATCCCCAGATGAGTATGAGGAGCCAGCTGCCCTGTATGATGCCATCGCGGCCAATGAGGAGCGGCTGGTCATCTCGCACGAGGGTGACCCCGCCTGGCGCAGTGCCATCCTCAGCAACACGCCCTCACTGCTGGCGCTGCGCCATGTCCTGGATGATGCCTCCGACGAGTACAAGATCATCATGCTCAACCGGCGCCACCTGAGCTTCCGAGTCATCAAG GTGAATCGCGAGTGTGTGCGTGGCCTGTGGGCTGGACAGCAGCAGGAGCTGGTGTTCCTGCGCAACCGCAACCCCGAGCGTGGCAGTATCCAGAACGCCAAGCAGGCACTCCGCAACATGATCAATTCCTCCTGTGACCAGCCGCTGGGCTACCCCATCTACGTGTCACCCCTTACCACCTCTCTGGCCGGCAGCCATCCCCAGCTGCGTGCGCTGTGGGGTGGCCCCGTCAGCCTGGGCGCCATCGCCCGCTGGCTTCTGCACAGCTGGGAGAG GCTTCATAAGGGCTGTGGTGCTGGCTGCAACAGCGGTGGGAATGTGGACGACTCAGACTGTGGCGGAGGTGGTGGCTTGACCACCCTCAGCAATAACCCCCCCTTGGCACACCCCACGCCTGAGAACACAGCAG GCAGTGGTGACCAACCCCTCCCACCAGGCCCTGGCTGGGGCCCTCGGTCCTCCCTGAGTGGCTCTGGTGACGGGCGCCCCCCACCTCTGCTGCAGTGGCCACCCCCTCGGCTCCCTGGACCAACCCCTGCTTCACCTGTCCCCACTGAGGGTCCCCGGCCCTCAAGGCCCCCTGGCCCTGGTCTCCTCAGTTCTGAGGGTTCCAGTGGGAAGTGGAGCCTGGGAGGTCGGAAGGGGCTGGGGGGATCCGAGGGGGAGCCAGCCTCAGGGAGCCCCAAAGGAGGCACCCCCAAATCTCAG GTGCCCCTAGACCTCAGCCTCAGTCCAGATATCAGCACCAACGCCTCACCCCCCAGAGCAGCCCAGGACATTCCTTGCTTGGACAGCACTGAACCCGAGAGTGGCACACCCACTGGGGCCCCCGGTGACTGGCCTGCCCCTGCTGAGGAGCGCGAGAGCCCTGCTGCCCAGCCCTTGCTGGAGCATCAGTACTGA